Part of the bacterium genome, TTTTCTGTCTGGAAATAGGCAAAGAAGGGCAAAGGCTGCCAGCCGATCTCCTTCTGGAACTATCTAATATCCATCGTCTTTACAAGAAATCACCAGGGAATTCAGAAGATGAGGCAGGTGTGGCTGAAACAGCTAAATATCAACGTTGGCGGTGGCTGCTAACCTATTACCTAGCCCGGCTAATAGAAAGGCATCCTGAATTTGAGGCGGAATTAAGCGGGATGAGGGAAATGATCGTTGAGCAGGGTTTGATTAAAGATTTAGATCTGATCATTAATTGGACCAGCACAGCGCTTCAGCCATAGAAAACAGGTAACCGTTCAGGTATAGCTGTACGGATTAGCACGGATAAATAACACAGGACAGAAGGCGGAAGTGTAGGGACAGGGCTTGTCCCTGTCCGTGCTTGTCCATGTCCGTTCCGTAGACGGACAACCACAAGGGTTGTCCCTACAGCCTAAGGACAGACCCGAATCACGGACACGGCTCACGGATTTTCCGTGTTTCATCTGTGTGCATCTGTGGCTGAACGGTTACGAAAACAGAAGGTAACGACGTGTCTTTGTGCCTTAAGGGCTGAATAGTTACAACAGAAGACAGAGGATAGATAACGGTGTTCTGGTTATTTACTTCCTGGAGGCAATAGAGCCGGATATGGATAAGATCATAGAGGAAGGGCAAAAACAAATTAAAAGATGTTTACAGTCCGGAATAGATAAAGAAATCCACGACTATGCGGAGAGGCTGGGTAAATATTTCAGGACTGCCTCAAAGATAGAGCACTCACCTGGTAGCCGGATTCGTCTCCCTTTAGACCATCTTAGACGATTAAGTCAGGGAATGATTCCGGAGGCTGATTTTAACTCTGAGCTTGACCTTCTAAAAGCAGAGTTTATCTATGCTGCTTCTCAGACAGAGACAGAGGAGAAAGGATTTCAAGAATTCGTTTCCCTGATTAATTTTGGACTGGACGAACTTTTATCCGAACATAAATCATTCCAGGGAGTGCGAAACTTGACCTGGTTCTTGGAAGCTGTTTTAGCCTATCATTATGCGTA contains:
- the csm2 gene encoding type III-A CRISPR-associated protein Csm2, producing the protein MDKIIEEGQKQIKRCLQSGIDKEIHDYAERLGKYFRTASKIEHSPGSRIRLPLDHLRRLSQGMIPEADFNSELDLLKAEFIYAASQTETEEKGFQEFVSLINFGLDELLSEHKSFQGVRNLTWFLEAVLAYHYA